From one Chlamydiifrater phoenicopteri genomic stretch:
- a CDS encoding DUF1186 domain-containing protein, translated as MDISHILEDLAYDEGILPREAIEAAIVKQKQITPYLLNILTEATRQIPEIIEDRNYQGHLYAMYLLAQFRETRALPLIVELFSFCDDTPHAIAGDVLTEDLARIMASVCNDDSYIKQLIETPGINEYVKAAALTSLTILVGVGKLDRDSLIEYFGELLNNKLERYHSFAWDNLIAASCSLYPEEIYPSIRKAFEDNLVDTAFISLEDVRNILDEETLESCLYELHSASELINDTLEEMEKWLEDFSL; from the coding sequence ATGGATATCTCTCACATTTTGGAAGACCTAGCATACGACGAGGGCATCCTTCCAAGAGAGGCTATCGAAGCTGCAATTGTTAAACAAAAGCAAATAACCCCTTACCTCCTAAACATCCTAACAGAAGCTACTAGACAAATCCCTGAAATTATTGAGGATCGCAATTACCAGGGACACCTTTATGCTATGTATCTTCTGGCCCAGTTCAGAGAAACAAGAGCTCTGCCTTTAATTGTAGAACTGTTTTCTTTTTGTGATGACACTCCACATGCTATAGCAGGTGATGTGCTCACGGAAGATCTCGCCAGAATTATGGCTAGTGTATGTAATGATGACAGCTATATCAAACAACTAATAGAAACTCCCGGAATTAATGAATATGTAAAAGCTGCTGCTCTCACAAGCCTTACAATCCTTGTTGGTGTGGGAAAATTGGATCGCGATTCTCTTATCGAATATTTTGGAGAATTACTTAACAATAAGCTGGAACGTTATCATTCCTTCGCTTGGGATAACCTCATAGCAGCCTCTTGCTCTCTATACCCAGAAGAAATTTATCCCTCCATTCGTAAAGCTTTTGAAGACAACCTCGTTGATACGGCTTTCATTAGCCTCGAGGATGTTCGCAATATATTGGATGAAGAAACCTTAGAATCCTGCCTTTATGAACTTCATTCAGCCTCAGAATTAATTAATGATACTTTGGAAGAAATGGAAAAGTGGTTAGAAGATTTCTCTTTGTAA